The following proteins are co-located in the Hydrogenobacter hydrogenophilus genome:
- a CDS encoding ferredoxin gives MALKTRVDPDTCTACELCYDRVPEVYKNRGDGIAEVVSPGPDGWMIVPAELEQEVKEVTDECPSGSIITEEA, from the coding sequence ATGGCACTTAAAACAAGAGTTGATCCAGATACTTGCACTGCTTGCGAGCTATGCTACGATAGAGTTCCTGAGGTTTACAAAAACAGGGGCGATGGCATAGCGGAAGTTGTAAGCCCTGGACCTGACGGTTGGATGATAGTCCCTGCAGAGTTGGAGCAGGAAGTTAAAGAAGTCACAGACGAATGCCCCAGCGGTTCCATCATAACAGAGGAAGCATGA
- the murD gene encoding UDP-N-acetylmuramoyl-L-alanine--D-glutamate ligase: protein MKRVLVWGLGVSGRSAVELLKAKNYEVYAGDDKDGTDFRQYLDLVDTVVLSPGIPPHHPLWLSAQKRNIEVIGELELAYRFFKGKAIAITGTDGKSTTTRMTYLILKEHLGNVCEGGNIGTPFSQIVLKNPSCLAVLEVSSFQGKTLKTFRPHGGAFLNFSRDHLDWHKDLEDYLQSKYNIFRNQQKEDFIALYSEQKQVLSTPTRAKKYLFGSEDAHGFIKDGKAYFMDEELFEVSKLKVFGYHNYMNALASAIMCRLMGVPTDTIRKVLYEFSGLPFRLEFLGEWKGVKVFNDSKATTVNALRSALRNMPDKRVILIAGGKDKGGDFESLYHLVAQKVKIAVLIGEAKDKIFQAWKGAVKIEKADSLETAVKMAKAYSQSGDVILFSPACASFDMFRDYVERGERFKELVHSLFSV, encoded by the coding sequence ATGAAACGTGTGCTCGTATGGGGACTTGGTGTAAGCGGAAGATCTGCTGTAGAACTTCTCAAAGCTAAAAACTACGAAGTCTACGCAGGTGATGATAAAGATGGTACGGATTTTAGGCAGTATCTTGATCTGGTAGATACCGTAGTGCTATCACCGGGCATACCTCCACACCATCCCCTTTGGTTGTCAGCTCAGAAAAGGAATATAGAAGTTATAGGTGAACTTGAGCTGGCTTATAGATTCTTTAAAGGAAAAGCTATTGCTATTACAGGCACTGATGGAAAATCAACCACCACAAGGATGACATACCTTATACTCAAAGAACATTTGGGAAATGTATGTGAAGGAGGTAATATAGGAACACCCTTTTCCCAGATAGTTTTAAAAAATCCATCGTGCCTTGCTGTGCTTGAAGTATCCTCCTTTCAGGGTAAAACTCTAAAGACCTTCAGACCGCACGGTGGAGCCTTTTTAAACTTTTCTCGGGATCACTTAGATTGGCACAAAGACCTTGAGGACTACCTTCAGAGTAAGTACAACATCTTTAGGAATCAGCAAAAGGAAGACTTTATCGCGCTTTATTCAGAACAGAAACAGGTGCTCAGCACTCCCACAAGGGCAAAAAAGTATCTTTTTGGTTCAGAAGATGCACACGGTTTTATAAAAGACGGTAAAGCTTATTTCATGGATGAAGAGCTTTTTGAAGTAAGTAAGTTAAAAGTCTTTGGATATCACAACTATATGAACGCTCTTGCAAGTGCCATCATGTGCAGGCTTATGGGTGTGCCTACTGATACCATAAGAAAAGTTCTTTACGAGTTTTCTGGATTACCTTTCAGGCTTGAGTTTTTGGGAGAGTGGAAAGGTGTTAAGGTTTTTAACGATTCAAAAGCTACAACTGTAAACGCTTTGAGATCTGCATTAAGAAACATGCCAGACAAAAGGGTCATACTTATAGCAGGTGGGAAAGATAAAGGAGGAGACTTTGAAAGCCTTTATCATCTTGTTGCTCAAAAGGTAAAGATAGCTGTACTTATAGGTGAAGCAAAAGACAAGATATTTCAAGCTTGGAAAGGAGCTGTTAAGATTGAGAAGGCAGATAGCTTAGAAACTGCGGTAAAAATGGCAAAGGCTTACTCTCAGAGTGGTGATGTTATCCTTTTTTCTCCCGCCTGCGCTTCCTTTGATATGTTCAGGGACTATGTGGAGAGGGGGGAGAGGTTTAAAGAATTGGTCCATTCTCTGTTTTCTGTATAA
- a CDS encoding Fe-S-containing hydro-lyase: MEKRLFTPLTDQVIEELRAGDKVLLNGYIYTARDAAHKRMVEAISRGEMPPFDMKGQVIYYVGPTPPKPGQVIGSAGPTTAIRMDKYVEPLLKLGLKGMIGKGYRSPQVKELLKKYKAVYFAAVGGVAVLLAKSIKSSEVIAYEDLGTEAIRRLYVEDFPVIVANDIYGGDVFEEGRKKFARIDI; encoded by the coding sequence ATGGAAAAAAGGCTCTTTACTCCTTTAACGGACCAAGTTATAGAAGAGCTCAGGGCAGGTGATAAAGTACTGCTAAACGGCTACATATATACCGCAAGAGATGCAGCTCACAAAAGGATGGTTGAGGCTATAAGCAGAGGAGAAATGCCACCTTTTGATATGAAGGGACAAGTTATATACTATGTGGGACCTACCCCACCCAAACCCGGACAAGTGATAGGGTCAGCAGGACCCACCACAGCCATTAGAATGGACAAGTATGTGGAACCTCTTTTAAAGTTAGGACTAAAGGGTATGATAGGCAAAGGATACAGAAGCCCGCAGGTAAAGGAGCTTCTCAAAAAATACAAAGCGGTTTACTTTGCTGCTGTTGGTGGTGTTGCTGTTCTGCTGGCAAAAAGTATAAAGTCCTCTGAGGTAATAGCGTATGAGGACTTAGGCACAGAAGCTATAAGGAGGCTCTATGTAGAAGACTTTCCTGTGATAGTGGCTAACGACATATACGGCGGAGATGTGTTTGAGGAAGGAAGAAAAAAGTTCGCTCGTATTGATATCTAA
- the sucD gene encoding succinate--CoA ligase subunit alpha, with product MSILVNKDTKVVVQGITGKEGSFHALQCKAYGTKVVAGVTPGKGGQKVEDIPVFNTVEEAVKETGANCSLIFVPPVFAGDAIVEALDAGIELVVCITEGIPVKDMMQVKDYMKKNYPNARLIGPNCPGVITPDEAKVGIMPGHIFKRGSIGIVSRSGTLTYEASYQLTRYGLGQSTAVGIGGDPVHGLSHKDVIAMFNEDPETEAILMIGEIGGTAEEEAAEYIKNHVRKPVFAYIAGITAPPGRRMGHAGAIISGGKGTAQAKMSALKDAGVNVIENPAFIGKTVYEFLRT from the coding sequence ATGTCTATATTGGTAAACAAAGATACAAAAGTGGTAGTTCAGGGTATCACTGGAAAGGAAGGGTCTTTTCACGCTCTGCAATGTAAAGCTTACGGTACAAAAGTTGTGGCTGGCGTCACACCGGGCAAAGGCGGTCAGAAGGTAGAGGACATACCTGTCTTTAACACTGTAGAAGAAGCGGTAAAAGAGACAGGTGCTAACTGCTCTTTGATATTTGTACCTCCTGTCTTTGCAGGTGATGCCATAGTGGAAGCCTTAGATGCAGGCATAGAGCTTGTAGTTTGTATCACAGAAGGTATTCCCGTCAAGGACATGATGCAGGTAAAGGACTACATGAAAAAGAACTATCCTAACGCAAGGCTGATAGGTCCCAACTGCCCTGGAGTTATAACTCCTGATGAAGCCAAAGTAGGCATAATGCCTGGACACATATTCAAAAGAGGTAGCATAGGTATAGTATCAAGGAGTGGAACTCTGACTTACGAAGCTTCTTATCAGCTCACACGCTACGGACTTGGTCAGTCCACTGCGGTAGGAATAGGTGGAGACCCAGTGCATGGGCTCTCTCACAAGGATGTTATAGCTATGTTCAATGAGGACCCAGAAACAGAAGCCATTCTCATGATAGGGGAAATAGGTGGCACTGCAGAGGAAGAAGCGGCTGAGTATATAAAAAACCATGTGAGGAAACCAGTATTTGCATACATAGCGGGTATTACCGCACCACCCGGCAGGAGGATGGGACACGCAGGAGCTATAATAAGTGGAGGCAAGGGAACAGCTCAGGCTAAGATGTCTGCATTAAAAGATGCAGGAGTAAATGTTATAGAGAACCCTGCCTTCATAGGCAAAACTGTGTACGAGTTTTTGCGCACATGA
- the rimO gene encoding 30S ribosomal protein S12 methylthiotransferase RimO, with translation MKVGVISLGCAKNLVDTEVLLGKLKSSGAVIVSDPKKADVIIINTCSFIEPAKAESIDTILEFAEKKKVIVMGCLVQRYKEELQKEIPEVSAYFGTESWDSILEFLRLKPKEDIKRILTTPKSYAYLKISEGCNRLCSFCAIPIIRGRHRSRPIEEIVEEAKYLADQGVKELCIVSQDTAYYGRDIYGKAHLIKLLQELEKVQGVKWIRLLYLYPTEVEDGLLYYMADSEKVIPYLDIPLQHISTDVLKSMRRGYDENFVRKFLDKVMKVLPHAVLRTTFIVGYPSETAQDFQKLLDFVQEGHFHWVGVFTYYQEENTHAYALGDPIPMQEKENRKEELLRVQKDITYKKNLDLVGKTLDLLVDGFDEELGIVPVGRIYAQAPEVDGITYIEAEKQLKPGEVITVKITQAKDYDLVAQCL, from the coding sequence ATGAAAGTAGGTGTAATAAGCTTAGGATGTGCCAAGAACCTTGTAGATACAGAGGTTCTCCTTGGTAAGCTCAAATCAAGCGGTGCTGTTATTGTAAGTGATCCCAAAAAGGCAGATGTGATCATCATAAACACCTGCAGTTTTATAGAGCCGGCAAAAGCAGAATCCATAGACACCATACTGGAGTTTGCGGAAAAGAAGAAGGTGATAGTAATGGGTTGCTTAGTCCAAAGGTACAAGGAGGAGCTCCAAAAGGAGATACCAGAGGTTAGCGCTTACTTTGGCACAGAAAGCTGGGATTCCATATTAGAGTTTCTAAGGCTCAAGCCAAAAGAGGATATCAAAAGAATCCTTACCACGCCAAAATCTTATGCATACCTTAAAATATCTGAGGGATGCAACAGGCTCTGCTCTTTTTGTGCAATACCCATCATAAGAGGAAGGCACAGATCAAGACCCATAGAAGAGATCGTTGAGGAAGCCAAATATCTGGCAGACCAAGGTGTAAAAGAGTTATGCATAGTTTCTCAGGATACTGCTTACTACGGCAGGGACATATACGGTAAAGCTCATCTTATAAAACTTCTGCAGGAGCTTGAGAAAGTACAAGGCGTAAAGTGGATAAGATTGCTCTATCTTTACCCCACAGAGGTAGAAGATGGGCTTCTTTATTACATGGCAGATTCGGAAAAGGTAATTCCTTACCTGGATATTCCCCTTCAACACATATCCACAGATGTGCTAAAGAGCATGAGAAGAGGCTACGATGAGAACTTTGTAAGGAAATTCTTAGATAAGGTGATGAAGGTATTACCCCATGCTGTTTTGAGAACTACCTTCATAGTGGGCTACCCTTCTGAAACTGCGCAGGACTTTCAAAAGCTTTTGGATTTTGTGCAGGAAGGACACTTCCATTGGGTGGGGGTATTCACTTACTATCAGGAGGAGAATACTCATGCCTATGCCTTGGGAGATCCTATACCCATGCAAGAGAAAGAAAACAGAAAGGAAGAGCTTTTAAGGGTACAGAAAGATATAACTTACAAAAAGAATCTTGACCTTGTAGGGAAAACCCTTGACCTTTTAGTAGATGGCTTTGACGAAGAGCTTGGCATAGTGCCAGTAGGGAGGATTTACGCACAGGCTCCTGAAGTTGACGGCATTACTTACATAGAGGCAGAAAAACAGCTAAAGCCTGGAGAGGTAATCACGGTAAAGATCACTCAAGCTAAGGATTACGACCTTGTAGCGCAGTGCCTTTAG
- a CDS encoding MBL fold metallo-hydrolase, whose protein sequence is MRALAFLLLLFVFGLSKEMNLKKVEDNIYMVRGVDELPSLENKGFVSNAYAILTKEGWVVIDTLSTPELSKKLLEQMYRVKKAPVKYAIITHYHPDHWYGAQTFKDVGAKIIAHRGLYELYKSGMAKSILEEANKNFGGLYKSVLLVEPDIVVDDYKKLKVGSEEFEIISMTPAHTNSDIVVYMPKRKVLFAGDLVYQKRIPFMADRNASSKGWEEALKKMKNMDIRIILGGHNDPMDKSAIDYTLGYITYLRQNIKKMKEEGKFIDEIKTALQDSPYKSDAMYGQFHNANIFKVDSELDLEP, encoded by the coding sequence ATGAGGGCTTTAGCGTTTTTGCTTTTACTTTTTGTTTTTGGATTGTCTAAGGAGATGAACCTCAAAAAGGTAGAAGACAACATCTACATGGTCAGGGGTGTGGATGAGCTACCATCTTTGGAAAATAAGGGTTTTGTGTCCAACGCATACGCAATCCTGACAAAAGAGGGATGGGTAGTAATAGACACTCTCTCCACACCCGAGCTTTCCAAAAAATTACTTGAGCAGATGTACAGGGTAAAGAAAGCTCCTGTCAAGTATGCCATCATAACCCACTACCACCCTGATCATTGGTACGGAGCTCAAACTTTTAAAGATGTTGGTGCAAAAATTATAGCACACAGAGGACTTTATGAGCTTTACAAAAGCGGGATGGCAAAGTCCATACTTGAGGAGGCAAACAAAAACTTTGGGGGGTTGTATAAAAGTGTCTTGCTAGTAGAACCAGACATAGTGGTAGATGACTATAAAAAGCTAAAGGTGGGCAGTGAGGAATTTGAAATTATCTCCATGACACCCGCGCATACCAACAGTGATATAGTGGTGTATATGCCAAAAAGGAAGGTGCTGTTTGCTGGCGATCTGGTGTATCAGAAGCGCATACCCTTTATGGCAGATAGAAATGCAAGCTCCAAAGGGTGGGAAGAGGCATTGAAAAAGATGAAGAACATGGACATAAGAATTATCTTAGGAGGACATAACGATCCCATGGACAAAAGCGCTATAGACTATACCTTGGGCTACATTACATATCTTAGGCAAAACATAAAGAAGATGAAGGAAGAGGGCAAGTTCATAGATGAGATAAAAACTGCCTTGCAAGATTCTCCTTACAAGTCAGACGCTATGTATGGGCAGTTTCATAACGCCAACATATTTAAAGTAGATAGCGAACTGGATTTAGAGCCATGA
- the sucC gene encoding ADP-forming succinate--CoA ligase subunit beta — protein MKLHEHQAKELLKKYGLPVPEGRVAFSLEEAIQSAEELGEYPLVVKAQVHCGGRGKAGGVKLVRNQEELKQAVEGMLGKVLKTFQCPEGKLVSRVWIEKATNIQKEYYLSITLDRALSKPVLMASAEGGMEIEEVAKEKPEAIHMLHIDPALGLMPSQARRIAFKLGLPVNEFVKIALALYRAYMDLDASLVEINPLVLTKEGNLILLDAKVEIDDNALIRHKDLEELEDLTQLDPLEVEAKRYSLNYIKLEGNIGCMVNGAGLAMTTMDIIKLAGGEPANFLDVGGGANVEQIANAFRILMADQNVKAVFINIFGGILRCDRLAQGLIEAAKMVQIKVPVVVRMEGTNVEEGRRLLAQSGLNFINAEDMWDGAKKAVELASRS, from the coding sequence ATGAAACTGCACGAACATCAGGCAAAGGAGCTTCTAAAAAAGTATGGGCTTCCTGTTCCAGAAGGAAGGGTAGCCTTTTCTTTAGAAGAAGCCATACAGAGCGCAGAAGAGCTTGGAGAGTATCCTTTAGTGGTAAAGGCTCAAGTGCATTGTGGAGGGAGAGGTAAAGCGGGAGGTGTAAAGCTCGTAAGAAATCAGGAGGAGCTAAAGCAGGCAGTAGAAGGTATGTTGGGAAAAGTATTAAAAACCTTCCAGTGTCCAGAAGGAAAGCTCGTGAGCAGAGTTTGGATAGAAAAAGCAACTAACATACAAAAAGAGTATTACCTTTCTATAACCCTTGACAGAGCGCTGTCAAAACCAGTTCTTATGGCTTCTGCGGAAGGTGGTATGGAGATAGAAGAGGTGGCAAAGGAAAAACCAGAAGCCATACACATGCTCCACATAGACCCTGCTTTGGGGCTTATGCCTTCTCAGGCAAGAAGGATAGCCTTCAAGCTGGGACTTCCTGTGAATGAATTTGTCAAGATAGCGTTAGCCTTATATAGAGCTTACATGGACTTAGATGCAAGCCTTGTGGAGATAAACCCTCTGGTGCTCACAAAAGAAGGAAACCTTATCTTGCTTGACGCAAAGGTAGAAATAGATGACAACGCTCTAATAAGACACAAAGACCTGGAAGAGTTAGAGGACCTTACACAGCTTGATCCCCTTGAAGTAGAAGCCAAACGCTACAGTCTCAACTACATAAAACTTGAAGGCAACATAGGATGTATGGTAAACGGTGCTGGTCTTGCCATGACTACTATGGACATAATAAAGCTGGCAGGTGGAGAGCCTGCTAATTTTCTTGATGTGGGAGGTGGAGCTAATGTGGAGCAGATAGCCAACGCTTTTAGGATACTCATGGCAGACCAGAATGTAAAGGCTGTATTTATAAACATATTTGGTGGCATACTCAGATGTGACAGACTGGCTCAGGGGCTTATAGAGGCAGCAAAGATGGTGCAAATAAAAGTACCGGTAGTTGTCCGAATGGAAGGTACAAATGTGGAAGAAGGTAGAAGACTTCTTGCTCAGTCAGGTCTTAACTTCATTAACGCTGAAGATATGTGGGACGGAGCTAAGAAAGCTGTAGAACTGGCAAGCAGGAGTTAA
- a CDS encoding MBL fold metallo-hydrolase translates to MDKILFLGTAGGRASTFRRIRRSGGMLMHLSGRWVHVDPGPGAFVYLHERGFDPRALDLIVLSHIHLDHSADVNSLIEASTDGGKRIHIALFAPRSAFEGEDRVILPYLRKRLAFEAFLEEGRTFEYMGIKVKAVMKHRHHNTETYALLLNDKVLYVSCAMFEDKMLSLYPRNVQVMIINTTLYNKRENIEHLSVEDAIKLIRGLHPQKAILTHFGYEFLKNHDPQEVADYITSLTGVNTVSAFDNMEVYLH, encoded by the coding sequence TTGGATAAGATACTTTTCTTAGGAACCGCAGGAGGTAGAGCAAGCACTTTTAGAAGGATAAGAAGGTCTGGTGGTATGCTAATGCACCTATCGGGAAGGTGGGTGCATGTAGACCCCGGACCTGGCGCTTTTGTTTACCTTCACGAGAGAGGATTTGACCCAAGAGCTTTGGATTTGATAGTACTATCACACATACACTTAGATCACTCTGCGGATGTAAATTCCCTCATAGAAGCGTCAACAGATGGTGGAAAAAGAATTCACATAGCTCTATTTGCACCAAGATCTGCTTTTGAAGGAGAAGACAGAGTAATTCTGCCTTACTTGAGGAAGAGACTTGCCTTTGAGGCTTTTCTTGAAGAAGGCAGAACCTTTGAGTATATGGGTATAAAAGTAAAAGCGGTTATGAAACATAGGCATCACAACACAGAAACTTACGCTCTTTTGCTCAATGACAAAGTGCTTTATGTATCGTGCGCTATGTTTGAGGACAAGATGCTGAGCCTATACCCAAGAAATGTACAGGTCATGATCATAAACACTACCCTTTACAACAAAAGGGAAAACATAGAACACCTTTCTGTAGAAGATGCTATTAAACTTATAAGAGGCTTGCATCCTCAAAAAGCTATCCTTACCCACTTTGGTTATGAATTCCTAAAAAATCATGATCCTCAGGAGGTGGCAGACTACATAACCTCGTTAACAGGTGTAAACACCGTATCCGCTTTTGACAATATGGAGGTTTATTTACATTGA
- a CDS encoding ferredoxin, translating to MRILIDIDTCTACRLCYDMLPQVFADRGDGIPIVWLRVKIDDPLKSSLREVAESCPSSSIQLEEVG from the coding sequence ATGAGAATCCTTATTGATATAGATACATGCACAGCCTGTAGGTTGTGCTACGATATGCTACCGCAAGTATTTGCTGATAGAGGTGATGGCATACCCATAGTCTGGCTTAGGGTTAAGATAGATGATCCTTTGAAATCCTCTCTACGGGAGGTAGCAGAAAGCTGTCCCAGTAGCTCCATACAGTTAGAAGAGGTTGGATAA
- the thrS gene encoding threonine--tRNA ligase, translated as MISVEVEGKVFQVEEGTTLGDIYKMAQIEGAIGGKVNGKIYDLQTPIRSSAKIIPIYKGDPESLEILRHSLAHIMAQALKEIYGKDKVHLGVGPTTEEGFYYDVEIEGIRLSEDDLPKIEEKMKEIIQKNYPILRREIDREEAKKLFEKLKEKYKLEIIQRISPDDVISVYEQDDFVDLCRGPHIPSTGMAGAFKLTHISGAYWMGDAKRPMLQRIYGIAFWDHKELEERLKFYEEAKKRDHRKLGRELEIFLIDETVGPGLVLWLPKGGTYRKVLEDYWKEEHEKRGYQFVYTPHIGNAKLWEISGHLDYYKPNMFPPMQVEHEEYFVKPMNCPFHIAIYKSKVRSYKELPIKLAELGTVYRYEMSGVLHGLMRVRGFTQDDAHIICTPEQVEDVIHETLEFAVCMLRDFGFREFKVYISTKPVDAIGSQEQWELAENSLKKAVESMDLDYEIDEGGGAFYGPKIDVKIRDAIGRLWQCSTIQFDFNLPERFDMTYVGPDNKRHRPYMIHRALLGSIERFTGVLLEHYAGALPVWLSPVQVRIIPISEKHLPYSKELEVKLRSEGLRVEIDGRQERLNAKVRDAELQKIPYIVVIGDKEVQEGKLSVRSKKEGNLGSISLEDFIQHLKERIRNKAP; from the coding sequence ATGATAAGCGTAGAAGTAGAAGGTAAGGTTTTTCAGGTTGAAGAAGGGACCACATTAGGTGATATATACAAGATGGCACAAATAGAAGGTGCCATAGGCGGTAAAGTAAACGGTAAAATATACGACCTCCAGACACCCATAAGAAGCTCAGCCAAAATAATCCCCATTTATAAAGGTGATCCGGAAAGCTTAGAGATCCTCAGACATTCCTTGGCACACATCATGGCTCAGGCTCTTAAGGAAATTTACGGAAAAGATAAGGTTCATTTGGGAGTTGGACCTACTACAGAAGAAGGGTTCTATTACGATGTAGAGATAGAGGGTATAAGACTCAGCGAGGATGACCTTCCAAAGATAGAGGAGAAGATGAAGGAGATAATACAAAAAAATTATCCCATACTTAGAAGGGAGATAGACAGAGAAGAAGCCAAAAAGCTCTTTGAAAAGCTTAAAGAAAAGTACAAATTAGAAATAATCCAGCGTATAAGCCCAGATGATGTTATATCTGTATATGAGCAGGACGATTTTGTAGACCTTTGCAGAGGTCCCCACATACCTTCTACAGGTATGGCAGGTGCTTTTAAGCTAACCCACATAAGTGGTGCTTATTGGATGGGAGATGCCAAAAGACCCATGCTACAGAGAATATACGGTATAGCCTTTTGGGATCACAAAGAGTTAGAAGAGCGTCTGAAGTTCTACGAAGAAGCAAAGAAAAGAGATCACAGAAAGCTCGGCAGAGAACTTGAAATATTTCTAATAGACGAGACAGTAGGTCCGGGACTTGTCCTATGGCTACCAAAAGGAGGTACTTACAGAAAGGTACTTGAAGATTATTGGAAAGAAGAACACGAAAAAAGAGGCTATCAGTTTGTATATACACCACACATAGGAAACGCAAAACTTTGGGAAATAAGTGGCCACCTTGACTATTACAAACCAAATATGTTTCCACCTATGCAGGTGGAACACGAAGAGTACTTTGTCAAACCCATGAACTGTCCCTTCCACATAGCCATTTACAAAAGCAAGGTTAGAAGTTATAAAGAACTACCCATTAAGCTTGCAGAACTTGGTACAGTTTACAGGTACGAAATGTCTGGAGTTTTGCACGGACTTATGAGGGTAAGGGGCTTCACTCAAGACGATGCTCACATAATATGCACACCAGAGCAAGTAGAAGATGTAATACACGAAACCCTTGAGTTTGCAGTTTGTATGCTAAGAGACTTTGGTTTTAGGGAATTTAAAGTTTACATATCCACAAAGCCTGTTGATGCCATAGGCTCACAGGAACAGTGGGAACTTGCAGAAAACTCGCTCAAAAAAGCGGTAGAATCTATGGATCTTGATTACGAGATAGATGAAGGAGGAGGAGCCTTTTATGGTCCTAAGATAGATGTTAAGATAAGAGACGCTATAGGGAGACTTTGGCAGTGTTCTACAATACAGTTTGACTTTAATCTTCCTGAGCGCTTTGACATGACTTATGTAGGTCCAGATAACAAAAGGCACAGACCCTACATGATACATAGGGCACTCCTTGGATCTATAGAAAGGTTCACAGGTGTGCTTTTGGAACACTATGCAGGTGCGCTTCCTGTATGGCTCTCCCCAGTGCAAGTAAGGATCATACCCATATCCGAAAAACACCTACCTTATTCAAAGGAGCTTGAGGTAAAACTAAGGTCAGAAGGTTTGAGAGTGGAGATAGATGGCAGACAGGAACGGCTAAACGCCAAAGTAAGAGATGCAGAACTTCAAAAAATACCCTACATAGTTGTTATAGGAGACAAAGAGGTTCAAGAAGGCAAGCTTTCAGTGAGGAGTAAAAAAGAAGGGAACTTAGGTAGCATCAGCCTTGAAGATTTTATACAACATTTAAAAGAAAGGATAAGGAATAAAGCACCATAG
- a CDS encoding histone deacetylase family protein: MRTGFVYDDIYLRHNWKNHPENMDRLISIIQELDRNNLFKSLKKIKPRRAKVEEVALNHDLAYIQEVHDFCQAGGGYLDPDTYAVPDSYETALYAVGGVLEGIDKLIEGEVDTVFCAIRPPGHHAERAKAMGFCLFNNIAVGGWYLLQKGFKRVFIIDFDAHHGNGTQKSFYEEDRVFYFSTHEYPFYPGTGSDKERGAGKGLGYTYNVPLSAGAGDDEYKEIYGKLLPDLVKQFNPEFVLVSAGYDIHRDDPLTYLNVSTEGVRNIVRSILNVCKELKVPSLFALEGGYHLKALAECVRITLETMLEV, from the coding sequence ATGAGGACAGGTTTTGTTTACGATGACATATACCTCAGACACAACTGGAAAAACCATCCAGAAAACATGGACAGACTCATAAGCATAATTCAAGAGCTGGACAGAAATAACTTGTTCAAAAGCTTAAAAAAGATAAAACCCAGGAGGGCAAAGGTAGAAGAAGTGGCTCTAAATCACGACCTTGCTTACATACAGGAGGTGCATGACTTTTGTCAAGCTGGCGGGGGTTATCTGGACCCTGACACTTACGCAGTCCCTGATTCTTACGAAACCGCTCTTTACGCAGTGGGAGGGGTTCTTGAAGGTATAGATAAACTCATTGAAGGTGAGGTAGATACGGTGTTTTGTGCCATAAGACCTCCAGGTCATCATGCGGAGCGTGCAAAGGCTATGGGCTTTTGCCTTTTTAACAACATAGCTGTAGGTGGATGGTATCTTCTCCAAAAGGGGTTCAAAAGGGTGTTCATCATAGATTTTGATGCTCATCACGGAAATGGCACACAAAAGAGCTTTTACGAAGAGGACAGGGTTTTTTACTTTTCCACTCACGAGTATCCTTTTTATCCCGGCACTGGTTCTGACAAGGAAAGAGGTGCAGGCAAAGGACTGGGCTACACTTACAATGTACCTCTCAGCGCAGGTGCTGGTGATGATGAGTACAAAGAGATATACGGAAAACTTCTGCCTGACCTTGTCAAACAGTTTAACCCCGAGTTTGTGCTAGTATCAGCCGGTTATGACATACACAGAGATGACCCTTTGACCTATCTAAATGTTAGCACAGAAGGAGTGAGGAACATAGTCAGAAGCATTCTCAATGTATGCAAAGAGCTAAAAGTCCCATCTTTGTTTGCTCTTGAAGGAGGATACCATCTTAAGGCACTTGCAGAGTGTGTTAGAATAACCTTGGAGACTATGTTGGAGGTTTAA
- a CDS encoding YqaA family protein, with protein MAIFLISFTESLFQPIPPYPFIVSAPLFKLNTYVAGFVAFAGNILGALVAYYLASFFGEAFVKRLLGEKLYLKGESIFNKYGFFAVIVGEPYKLVCWLSGIFKMPVMTFLIASAIARSLRISAFVFFGNLLEKFLH; from the coding sequence ATGGCTATATTTCTTATATCCTTTACTGAATCTCTGTTTCAACCCATACCTCCGTATCCCTTTATTGTAAGCGCACCCCTGTTTAAGCTAAATACATATGTGGCAGGTTTTGTAGCTTTCGCAGGAAATATTCTTGGTGCTTTGGTGGCTTACTATCTTGCGAGTTTCTTTGGAGAGGCTTTTGTAAAACGCCTTTTGGGCGAGAAGCTTTACCTAAAGGGAGAGAGCATATTCAATAAGTACGGGTTTTTTGCGGTCATAGTAGGAGAACCTTATAAGCTAGTCTGTTGGCTTTCTGGCATATTCAAGATGCCTGTAATGACTTTCCTTATTGCAAGCGCCATAGCAAGAAGTTTAAGGATCTCTGCTTTTGTCTTTTTTGGAAATCTTTTGGAAAAGTTCCTTCATTAG